The region ACAGCCACCAGCACCACGCAGACAGGCATGGCTGAGGCCAGCGCCGGTCAGACCACCTCAGCGGCGCCTGCGGCCCAAGGTCAGGCCCCGGCGGCCAGCGGCAGCAGCGCAGCCGAGAACCGCGACAAGATCGGCGGCGACCTGAAAGTGATTGTCCACGATTCCTTTGCGCTGAGCGACGGCATGCTGGACAAGTTCAAGCAGCAGACCGGCGTGACGGTGCAGATCATCAAGGCGGGCGACGCCGGCGAGATGCTCAACCGCCTGATTCTGACCAAGAAAGCGCCGCTGGCCGACGTGGTGTATGGGCTGGACAACTCCATGCTGCCGCGTGCCCGCGCCGAAGGCCTGCTGGAGCCTTACCGCAGCCCGGCACTCAGCAGCGTGCCGGCGCAGTACCGCCTGGATGAAGACGGCCTGCTGAACACCGTAGACTACGGCATCGTGGCCCTGAATTATGACCGGGCTGCCTGGGCCAAGACCGGCTTACCGCTCCCCAAAACACTGGACGAACTGAAGAACAAGGACTATGCCAGCCGTCTGGTGGTGCCCTCGCCGGCCACGTCTTCGCCGGGGCTGGCGCTGCTGCTGGCGACCGTCAACGAACTGGGCGAAGAGGGCGCCTGGCAGTGGTGGAACGCGGCCAAGGCGAACGGCATGAAAATCGTGGGCGGCTGGAGTGACGCTTACAACACCGAATTCACCCGTTCCGGCGGCAAATACCCGCTGGTGTTAAGCTACGGCACCAGCCCGGCCGCCGAGGTCTTCTACGCCGAGAACTACGACCCAGCCAGCCTGCCGGCCGAGGCACCTACCGGCAACCTGTTTATTCCCGGCACCATCTACCTGCAGCTGGAAGGGGTGGGCATTCTGAAAAGTGCCGGCAACCAAGCCGCCGCCAAGGCTTTCGTGGACTGGATGCTGAACCCGGAAGTGCAAAAGGACCTGCCCACCAACATGTGGGTGTACCCGGCCGCCGAGGGCACCCAGTTGGACCCGGTGTTCGGTCTGGCCGAAACCACCGAGCTGAAGCCGGTCAAGCCGGAACTGACCCAGAACCCGCAGGCTGTGGTAGATGCCTGGGTAGAAAACGTGCAGCGGAAGTGAACGCGGCGAGCGGCAGCAAGCAGCAGAGCGGGTGGGCGGCCGAATGACCCGGCGCCCGGCCCCGGCTGCCTGGAAGGCTTTCCTGGGCCGTTTTCCCGGTGACTCGCTGAGTGGCTGGCTGATTGCCGCGCCCTCGCTGCTGTTTCTGGCGCTGCTGCTGGCGCTGCCGCTGGCCCGCACCCTGCTGGAAGGCGGCATTCAGCTAGAGGTCTGGACCCAGCCGTATTTTCAGCGCCGGCTGCTCTGGACTCTGGCCCAGGCGGGGCTGACAGCGGGGCTGGCCCTGCTGCTGGGGGTGCCGCTGGCCTACCTGCTCTCGCGCTACCGGCTGCCGGGCGGGCAGGTAATGCTGCGGCTGTTGCTGCTGCCGTTCGTGACGCCGGTGCTGGTGGCGGTGCTGGGGCTGAACGCCCTGCTGGGGCCGCGCGGCTGGCTGAGCGGCCTGCTGCCTTTTTCGCCCAGCGACGGCCCGCTGCTGATTCTGCTGGGCAACCTCTTTTTCAACCTGCCGGTGATGATCCGGCTCAGCCACGGCGGTTTTTCGCGGATTTCGCCCTCGCTGCCGGGGGCCGCCCGCACGCTGGGGGCGCCCGGCTGGCGAGCGGCGCTGAATGTGGGGCTGCCGCTGGCACTGCCGGGCATTGCGGCCGGGGCCATTCTGACTTTTCTGTATTCGGCGCTCAGCTTCGGGCTACCGCTGGTGCTGGGCGGGGCCAAATACGCCACGCTGGAAGTGGAAATCTATACCCTGACCGCCTATCAGCTGCGGCTGGGCGAGGCCAGCGCCCTGATCGTGGGCCAGCTGCTGCTGACACTGGCGGCGACCTGGGCCTATGTCGGTCTGACCGGCTCGGCGCGCGGCACGCCGGCCCGCAAGCTGCCGCGCGCTACTGGGGGCACGCTCTGGCTGGGGCTGGGGCTGATGACGCTGGTGTTTATACTGTGTTTTGTGCCGCTGCTGGCGGTGGTGGCACGCGGGCTGGTGGGGCCAGCCGGGCTGACCCTCGGTTTCTGGCAGGTGGTGCTGAACGACCCACAGACCGGGCACGCCCTGGGCAACACCCTCCGCTTTGGGGCGCTGGCACTGCTGGGCGCCACGCTGCTGGGCGGGCTACACGCGCTGGGGGCCGCCCGCGCCCGCTCGCGGTTGCTGGACCTGCTCTCGATGCTGCCGCTGATGGTGTCGCCGGTATCGCTGGCCGTGGGTTACCTGCTGGCCTACCCGCGCCAGGCTGCCACACTGCCGATGCTGATTGCCGCCTATACCCTGCTGGCCTGCCCGCTGGTGACCCGCTCACTGCTGCCGGCACTACGGGCGCTGCCGCAACACACCCTGGAAGCCGCCCGCACCCTGGGCGCCAGCGGCTGGCAGAGCTGGCGCAGCGTGACCTTGCCGCTGACCCTGCCGGCCCTGCGCGGCGGCATGGCGCTCTCGCTGGCGACGGTGCTGGGCGAATTCGGCGCCACGCTGGTGCTGACCCGGCCGGAATGGGCCACCCTCAGCGTGGAGCTGTACCAGAAACTGGGCCGCCCCGGCGAGCGCAACTTGGGCGAAGCCTGCGCCCTGGCAACCATTCTGCTGGCTCTGGCCCTGCTGAGCTTCTGGCTGCTGGACGGCGGCGAGGGCGAAGTGACCTGAAGGCTATTGGGCCAAGCCCTGCAAAAGCTCGTCAGCTTGCACCACTTGTGCAAATTCACCGTGCAGGCTGGCAAGGTGAGCTTGGTGCAGGGTTTCGGCGTCAAAAAACCGGCCCTGAGCATCTTCTTTGCCAAAGGTCGCCGCAGCGTCTCCGACCAGCCAGGTCTGAAAGCCCAGGTTGCCCGCCATGCGGGTGGTTGTGCTGACGCAGTGGTCGGTGGTCAGTCCAGCGATGACCAGACCAGTTATCGCCTGAGAGCGCAGATACTCTTCCAGCCCCGTACCGATAAAGGCACTGTTGACCGATTTGGTCATGACCGGCTCGCCGGGTAGAGGCTGCACGGCCGCCTGAAAGGCTGTACCGGCGCTGCCCTTTTTCAGTGGCGAATCCGGCTCACCGGACAGGTGCTGAATATGAACGACCGGCCAGCCCCGCTCGCGCCAGCGGGCCAGGAGCCGCGCCGCCTGCGCCTCAGCCTGGGGATTGTTGCGCTGTCCCCACACAGGAGAGCGAAAGCCTTCCTGGATATCCACCAGGAGAAGGGCCGTACGCTGGTCAGGCTGAAGAGTCATGCTTCACAATAGAAGAAGATGTCCAGTCCTGCTCCCGCCCTCAGCATTCAGCGCCTCAGCAAGCACTACGGGCAGACCGCCGCTGTGAACGACTTCAGCCTGGACGTGGCGAACGGCGAAACGCTGGCGCTGCTGGGCCCCAGCGGCTGTGGCAAAAGCACCCTACTGAGAATGGTGGCCGGACTGGAACGCCCGGACAGCGGCCAGATCAGGATGGCCGGGCAGGACGTGACCCGTGAGCCGCCCGAGGCGCGGGGGGTGGGCATGGTCTTTCAGGACTACGCGCTGTTTCCGCACCTCAGCGTGCTGGACAACGTGGCCTACGGGCCCCGGATGCGCCGGGTGCCACGTGCCGAGGCGCAGCGGTGCGCCCAGGAAGCGCTGGCACTGGTGGACCTCTCGGCGCTGGCGGCCCGCCGCCCCGACGAGTTGAGCGGCGGGCAGCAGCAACGGGTGGCGGTGGCCCGCGCCCTGGCGACCGGCGCCGGGCTGCTGCTGCTGGACGAACCGCTGAGCAACCTGGACGAGAAACTGCGGCATGAACTGCGCGGCGAGCTGAAAACCCTGCTGGCGC is a window of Deinococcus sp. Marseille-Q6407 DNA encoding:
- a CDS encoding thiamine ABC transporter substrate-binding protein, coding for MNYKSALILSPLLALCACNAPEQSSSSAQTGSSQATSVQSTATSTTQTGMAEASAGQTTSAAPAAQGQAPAASGSSAAENRDKIGGDLKVIVHDSFALSDGMLDKFKQQTGVTVQIIKAGDAGEMLNRLILTKKAPLADVVYGLDNSMLPRARAEGLLEPYRSPALSSVPAQYRLDEDGLLNTVDYGIVALNYDRAAWAKTGLPLPKTLDELKNKDYASRLVVPSPATSSPGLALLLATVNELGEEGAWQWWNAAKANGMKIVGGWSDAYNTEFTRSGGKYPLVLSYGTSPAAEVFYAENYDPASLPAEAPTGNLFIPGTIYLQLEGVGILKSAGNQAAAKAFVDWMLNPEVQKDLPTNMWVYPAAEGTQLDPVFGLAETTELKPVKPELTQNPQAVVDAWVENVQRK
- a CDS encoding ABC transporter permease, with the translated sequence MTRRPAPAAWKAFLGRFPGDSLSGWLIAAPSLLFLALLLALPLARTLLEGGIQLEVWTQPYFQRRLLWTLAQAGLTAGLALLLGVPLAYLLSRYRLPGGQVMLRLLLLPFVTPVLVAVLGLNALLGPRGWLSGLLPFSPSDGPLLILLGNLFFNLPVMIRLSHGGFSRISPSLPGAARTLGAPGWRAALNVGLPLALPGIAAGAILTFLYSALSFGLPLVLGGAKYATLEVEIYTLTAYQLRLGEASALIVGQLLLTLAATWAYVGLTGSARGTPARKLPRATGGTLWLGLGLMTLVFILCFVPLLAVVARGLVGPAGLTLGFWQVVLNDPQTGHALGNTLRFGALALLGATLLGGLHALGAARARSRLLDLLSMLPLMVSPVSLAVGYLLAYPRQAATLPMLIAAYTLLACPLVTRSLLPALRALPQHTLEAARTLGASGWQSWRSVTLPLTLPALRGGMALSLATVLGEFGATLVLTRPEWATLSVELYQKLGRPGERNLGEACALATILLALALLSFWLLDGGEGEVT
- a CDS encoding cysteine hydrolase family protein; amino-acid sequence: MTLQPDQRTALLLVDIQEGFRSPVWGQRNNPQAEAQAARLLARWRERGWPVVHIQHLSGEPDSPLKKGSAGTAFQAAVQPLPGEPVMTKSVNSAFIGTGLEEYLRSQAITGLVIAGLTTDHCVSTTTRMAGNLGFQTWLVGDAAATFGKEDAQGRFFDAETLHQAHLASLHGEFAQVVQADELLQGLAQ
- a CDS encoding ABC transporter ATP-binding protein, with protein sequence MSSPAPALSIQRLSKHYGQTAAVNDFSLDVANGETLALLGPSGCGKSTLLRMVAGLERPDSGQIRMAGQDVTREPPEARGVGMVFQDYALFPHLSVLDNVAYGPRMRRVPRAEAQRCAQEALALVDLSALAARRPDELSGGQQQRVAVARALATGAGLLLLDEPLSNLDEKLRHELRGELKTLLAQTRAAALLVTHDQREALAVAQRVAVMRAGQLVQVDSAAELFARPATAWVAAFLGHSNIFALPGTGQARVIPEQALRLGAGDPWPVTRTQLTDSGQEVTVRHPLGRLKLHLSPRESQLLEGVPASGLQLRLQVDEATTLLLPDDRASDEPAPASPGTAAG